The Vibrio tarriae genome includes the window ACACATCGTCTTTATAGTGCTCTCGTTTCACCAAAATTGCTTGTGGGTGATAATAGCTTTCACTGAAGTAGGCAAAGTTTTTACGCTGCGGGGAAATGGTGACAGGAGCCAAAATATCGATGCTTTTATCCTGCAAATCATCAAACATGCTCTCCCACGTTTCTTGACCATGGCTGACCAATTCGCATTTCAGCAGTAGCATCTCACAAGCTTGAAACACGACATCGGCACTGATCCCACGTACAGAACCGTCGGGCTGGTAAAGTGCATATTGTGGGTTGTTCTCTAGCTTGACACGCAGTACACGCTGCACGTTTAGCCCGCTATCCACAACCGCTTGACGCAGAGCTTGCTTGCGAATGTCCAATTGATATTTTTGAATAGATTCACGCAATAAGCGTTGTACGTAAGCCGAATGCGCATACTTTTCAAGTTTATCTAACAGCGCTGAATTCTTACCTTTAGGTGTCACGATAGAGACGGGTTGAATCGGTAATTGATCGTTAAGTAGTTGTACGTCAAGCCCTTTCAGCAACATGGGCTTGAGCTGATTGATCGCATCGACCACTCCGTCCACGCGGCCGCTTTGCAGCAAAGTGAGTGCTTCTAAATGCCCTTCATACTCCACTTGCTGGATATAGGGATAATGTTCTTTTAATAACGTTCCATAAATGGTTCCTTTCGGGATACCCACGAGACGAAGCTCGGTTAAACGTAACCCACCATAACTGTAGAGATAGGTGTACTCAATGTTGGTAGGACTTGAGAAATCAAAACGTTGGGCACGTAAATCCGTGTAAGTGATGTTGGCAGCAAAGTCGGCATTACCGTTCTCTATCGCTATTAAAATATCGTTAAAGCTGGGGTAGTTGACGTATTCAATTTCAAGGTTGAAGTGGTAGGCAATCGAATCAAATAGTACACGAGTCACCACATCATCCGCTTCTGTGGCAACCTTATAAGTGGTAGATGTTGCGGCTAAACTGCTGGTGCAAATCACTAGCCAACCAAGCCAAAGTAAAACTAGGCGTGAAAAAGCGTTAAATAACATAGACGTTGAATAATGGTATGTTGTATTTTTTGCTGCGCATTTTATCGTAAATACCCCCACCCCACTATCCAATTTAGGTAATAAATTTCATAGAACCACCTATGGTTCATAAAGTACTTATATCCCTGTTTGATACAGCCAACTGGCTATTCGGGAGCTTCTTCTGTACTTTTCAGTACATAGTCGGTAGTCCAAGCCGTGGCCAAAATACAGATCCATACCACAAAGACTGGCTTGGGCACATCTGTCGCAGGAGAAACCACTAAAGCGGCAAAACTGACACAGGGCAAGCTCCAACCAAGCAAAGTTCCCCAGTTTAACGACGGGGTGGCTTTGGGAACTAAATATTCACATGCAGCAATAATTCCGGTTATCAGCAAAGCTAAGGTAGCAGCATAAAACTGCTCCGCGACCCAAAGCGGAATCACTAATACTAATGCCCACCAACTG containing:
- a CDS encoding GGDEF domain-containing protein; protein product: MLFNAFSRLVLLWLGWLVICTSSLAATSTTYKVATEADDVVTRVLFDSIAYHFNLEIEYVNYPSFNDILIAIENGNADFAANITYTDLRAQRFDFSSPTNIEYTYLYSYGGLRLTELRLVGIPKGTIYGTLLKEHYPYIQQVEYEGHLEALTLLQSGRVDGVVDAINQLKPMLLKGLDVQLLNDQLPIQPVSIVTPKGKNSALLDKLEKYAHSAYVQRLLRESIQKYQLDIRKQALRQAVVDSGLNVQRVLRVKLENNPQYALYQPDGSVRGISADVVFQACEMLLLKCELVSHGQETWESMFDDLQDKSIDILAPVTISPQRKNFAYFSESYYHPQAILVKREHYKDDVYSNVSELVAERIGVIKDDFFEELLQQMLPNKILFSYANQEETVQALLNKEVDYIVLNRANFNLLLRESKEMLPIVEDTMIGSFYQYDIAIGFAKNPLGATLAPLFSRAIKMLNTEQIIHTYDYQPNWRATLLTEKKYQHSTQWLFAMALVVLFIVAFYLHGISHTDNLTKLRNRRALYNRYRRGLSPRLSLIYLDVNTFKSINDQYGHEVGDKVLKQLSQRIENVWRGRSYRIGGDEFILIGECSAKRLEHVVAQCERFMFVDAERDVSFEVSVAIGIAKNRERTESLNEVMHQADIAMYRAKAESTQSPFQAASKVKGLHIV